Proteins co-encoded in one Campylobacter jejuni genomic window:
- the ispH gene encoding 4-hydroxy-3-methylbut-2-enyl diphosphate reductase: protein MIIELAKNYGFCFGVKRAIKKAEQIKDAATIGPLIHNNEEISRLQKNFNVKTLENIQALSNEKKAIIRTHGITKQDLEELRKKDIEIFDATCPFVTKPQQICEQMSKEGYEVVIFGDENHPEVKGVKSYVSTKAYVVLDKKELQNIKLPNKIAVVSQTTKKPEHFMEIVNFLILKTKEVRVFNTICDATFKNQDAIKELSLKSDVMVVVGGKNSANTKQLFLIAKTNCEDSYLIETEEELKKEWFLDKKHCGISAGASTPDWIIQKVIAKIENFKIN, encoded by the coding sequence TTGATTATTGAATTAGCAAAAAACTATGGTTTTTGTTTTGGTGTTAAAAGAGCTATTAAAAAAGCAGAACAAATAAAAGATGCCGCAACTATAGGCCCTCTTATTCATAATAACGAAGAAATTTCTCGTTTACAAAAAAATTTTAATGTCAAAACTTTGGAAAATATACAAGCTTTAAGCAATGAAAAAAAGGCTATTATAAGAACTCATGGTATTACAAAGCAAGATTTAGAAGAATTGAGAAAAAAAGATATAGAAATTTTTGATGCCACTTGTCCTTTTGTTACAAAACCACAACAAATTTGCGAGCAAATGAGCAAGGAGGGTTATGAAGTTGTTATTTTTGGAGATGAAAATCATCCCGAAGTTAAAGGAGTAAAAAGTTATGTAAGTACAAAAGCTTATGTGGTTTTGGATAAAAAAGAACTTCAAAATATAAAACTTCCTAATAAAATAGCTGTAGTAAGCCAAACAACTAAGAAGCCTGAGCATTTTATGGAGATAGTAAATTTTTTAATACTTAAAACCAAAGAAGTAAGGGTTTTTAATACTATATGTGATGCAACCTTTAAAAATCAAGATGCCATTAAAGAACTCTCGCTTAAAAGTGATGTTATGGTTGTTGTAGGGGGTAAAAACTCAGCCAATACAAAACAACTTTTTTTGATTGCAAAAACCAATTGTGAAGATAGCTATCTAATTGAAACCGAAGAAGAGTTAAAAAAAGAATGGTTTTTAGATAAAAAACATTGTGGCATTAGTGCAGGTGCTAGTACTCCTGATTGGATTATACAAAAAGTTATCGCCAAAATAGAAAATTTTAAAATTAATTAA
- the aroA gene encoding 3-phosphoshikimate 1-carboxyvinyltransferase — MKIYKLQTPVNAILENIAADKSISHRFAIFSLLTQEENKAQNYLLAQDTLNTLEIIKNLGAKIEQKDSCVKIIPPKEILSPNCILDCGNSGTAMRLMIGFLAGISGFFVLSGDKYLNNRPMRRISKPLTQIGARIYGRNEANLAPLCIEGQNLKAFNYKSEISSAQVKTAMILSAFRADNVCTFSEISLSRNHSENMLKAMKAPIRVSNDGLSLEISPLKKPLKAQNIIIPNDPSSAFYFALAAIILPKSQIILKNILLNPTRIEAYKILQKMGAKLEMTITQNDFETIGEIRVESSKLNGIEVKDNIAWLIDEAPALAIAFALAKGKSSLINAKELRVKESDRIAVMVENLKLCGVEARELDDGFEIEGECELKSSKIKSYGDHRIAMSFAILGLLCGIEIDDSDCIKTSFPNFIEILSNLGARIDY; from the coding sequence ATATCTCATCGTTTTGCTATATTTTCGCTTTTAACACAAGAAGAAAATAAGGCTCAAAATTATCTCTTAGCTCAAGATACTTTAAACACTCTTGAAATTATAAAAAATCTTGGAGCTAAAATTGAACAAAAAGATTCTTGCGTCAAAATTATACCCCCTAAAGAAATTTTATCTCCAAATTGTATTTTAGACTGTGGAAATTCAGGAACTGCTATGCGTTTGATGATAGGATTTTTAGCAGGAATTTCTGGTTTTTTTGTTTTAAGTGGAGATAAGTATTTAAACAATCGTCCTATGAGAAGGATAAGCAAACCACTTACTCAAATAGGCGCTAGAATTTATGGAAGAAATGAGGCAAATTTAGCTCCACTTTGCATAGAAGGTCAAAATTTAAAAGCTTTTAACTATAAAAGCGAAATTTCTTCGGCTCAAGTTAAAACAGCTATGATTTTATCTGCTTTTAGAGCTGATAATGTATGCACTTTTAGTGAAATTTCTCTTAGTCGAAATCATAGTGAAAACATGTTAAAGGCTATGAAAGCTCCAATAAGGGTTAGTAATGATGGCTTAAGTCTTGAAATAAGTCCTTTAAAAAAACCTTTAAAAGCTCAAAATATAATCATTCCTAATGATCCTTCTTCGGCTTTTTATTTTGCTTTAGCAGCTATTATTTTGCCTAAATCTCAAATTATTTTAAAAAATATTTTACTTAATCCTACTCGTATAGAGGCGTATAAAATTTTGCAAAAAATGGGTGCCAAACTTGAAATGACAATAACTCAAAATGATTTTGAAACTATTGGTGAGATCAGGGTGGAGTCTAGCAAGCTTAATGGCATAGAAGTTAAAGATAATATCGCTTGGTTGATAGATGAAGCACCTGCTTTGGCTATAGCTTTTGCTTTGGCTAAGGGTAAATCTAGTTTAATAAATGCTAAAGAATTACGCGTTAAAGAAAGCGATAGGATTGCTGTGATGGTTGAAAATCTAAAGCTTTGTGGTGTTGAAGCTAGAGAACTTGATGATGGTTTTGAAATAGAAGGTGAATGCGAACTAAAATCTTCAAAAATTAAAAGCTATGGAGATCACCGTATTGCTATGAGTTTTGCTATTTTAGGTTTGCTTTGTGGAATTGAGATTGATGATAGTGATTGTATAAAAACTTCTTTTCCAAATTTTATAGAGATTTTATCAAATTTAGGAGCTAGGATTGATTATTGA